In Bacillus sp. Cs-700, one genomic interval encodes:
- a CDS encoding proline--tRNA ligase, with amino-acid sequence MKQSKYFNPTLRDNPADAEIKSHQLLVRAGFMRQNASGIYSYLPLGKKVLMKIEEVIRKELDGVGAQELLMPAIQPAELWQETGRWDVYGPELMRLKDRHGRPFALGATHEELITSLVRDELKSYKQLPVTLYQIQTKYRDERRPRFGLLRGREFIMKDAYSFHSSDAQLDDAYQTMHSAYSRIFTTLGLNFRPVVADSGAMGGKDTEEFMALSSVGEDTIAYSDSSDYAANIEMAEVHVTYQKPDEAEAPLTEGKGDASADRQIHATLLKVQEETILVLVRGDHELNDIKVKNLFGTDLVEIVNEEVDVKTFSGKIMADHAVSSIVNGSLTGKHAYQNVNPDRDLNIERYEDLRFIQEGDPSPDGNGTIVFAEGIEIGQVFKLGTKYSETMGASYLDEGGKAKPMIMGCYGIGVSRTLAAIAEQNADDNGLRWPLAVTPFDVHLITINVKDDEQTALSDRLYDTLREQRYDVLYDDRKERAGVKFKDADLIGLPIRVIVGKKANEEIVEVKRRDTGESMEVPVNDLNKTIQQLLTQMN; translated from the coding sequence ATGAAACAATCAAAATACTTTAATCCAACCCTTCGTGACAATCCAGCTGATGCAGAAATTAAAAGTCATCAGCTCCTTGTCCGAGCGGGTTTTATGCGTCAAAATGCGTCAGGTATTTATTCATACCTTCCATTAGGCAAAAAAGTATTAATGAAAATCGAAGAAGTAATTCGGAAAGAGCTCGATGGTGTTGGAGCACAGGAGCTCTTAATGCCAGCGATTCAGCCAGCTGAATTGTGGCAGGAAACAGGTCGTTGGGATGTTTATGGACCCGAGTTAATGCGATTAAAAGATCGTCACGGACGACCTTTCGCACTTGGGGCTACGCATGAAGAATTAATTACGAGTCTTGTTCGAGATGAGCTAAAATCGTACAAGCAGTTGCCTGTTACGTTATATCAAATTCAAACAAAGTATCGCGATGAGCGTCGTCCTCGCTTTGGCTTGCTGCGTGGCAGAGAATTTATTATGAAAGATGCTTACTCTTTCCATTCTTCTGATGCGCAGCTTGATGACGCCTATCAGACGATGCATAGCGCTTATAGCCGTATCTTCACAACATTAGGTTTAAACTTCCGTCCAGTTGTGGCTGATTCTGGAGCAATGGGCGGAAAAGATACAGAAGAATTTATGGCACTTTCTAGCGTTGGAGAAGATACGATTGCATACAGCGACTCTTCGGATTATGCTGCTAATATTGAGATGGCAGAGGTCCACGTTACTTATCAAAAACCAGATGAAGCAGAAGCTCCTTTAACTGAAGGAAAAGGTGATGCTTCAGCAGATCGCCAAATTCATGCAACTCTACTTAAAGTACAAGAGGAAACCATTCTTGTCTTAGTAAGAGGGGATCATGAATTAAATGACATTAAAGTGAAAAACCTTTTTGGCACTGATTTGGTGGAAATCGTAAACGAAGAAGTAGATGTGAAAACATTTAGTGGAAAGATTATGGCCGATCATGCTGTTAGTTCAATTGTAAATGGTTCTTTAACAGGTAAGCATGCTTATCAAAATGTAAATCCGGATCGTGATCTTAACATCGAACGTTACGAAGACCTTCGCTTTATTCAAGAAGGAGATCCATCTCCTGATGGGAATGGTACGATTGTATTTGCAGAAGGCATTGAAATTGGACAGGTATTTAAACTTGGTACAAAATATAGTGAAACAATGGGCGCATCATACCTTGATGAGGGTGGAAAAGCGAAACCGATGATCATGGGCTGTTACGGCATCGGGGTCTCAAGAACGCTCGCAGCTATAGCTGAACAAAATGCAGATGACAATGGCCTTAGATGGCCGCTAGCTGTGACTCCGTTTGATGTCCATTTGATTACGATTAACGTGAAAGATGATGAGCAGACAGCTTTATCTGATCGTCTTTATGATACGTTGCGCGAGCAGCGCTACGATGTTCTTTACGACGATCGCAAAGAGCGTGCGGGCGTTAAGTTTAAAGATGCCGACCTCATCGGACTTCCGATAAGAGTGATTGTAGGTAAGAAAGCTAATGAAGAAATAGTCGAAGTAAAGCGAAGAGATACAGGTGAGTCTATGGAAGTTCCAGTTAATGACTTGAACAAGACAATCCAGCAGCTTTTAACACAAATGAACTAA
- the rseP gene encoding RIP metalloprotease RseP: MNTVISIIIIFGALVFFHELGHLLLAKRAGILCREFAIGFGPKIFTFKKGETVYTIRLLPLGGFVRMAGEDPEMIELKPGQRVGLLFNDKNKVSKIVINQKSAYPNLKEVTVEEADLERGLFIKGYEGEDEPAVVYPIDETSHYVMDGSEFQIAPYDRQFGSKSLWDRFLAIFAGPVMNFLLAIVIFIALGLLQGTPTNQVKEVVDGSPAEQAGMMNGDVITEINGTEITGWNQMTSIIQENANNQLGFNVDREGENVSLSITPEKQELSENQSVGRIGVAPEYQVNFLDSIVFGFTSTYEFGKAIFVGLGQLVTGQLSIDAFSGPVGIYSYTEEAASGGLYVLMRWAGFLSINLGIFNLLPLPALDGGRLLFIGVEALRGKPIDPQKESLVHFIGFSFLMLLMLVVTWNDIQRFFL, from the coding sequence ATGAACACTGTGATTTCGATCATTATCATATTCGGAGCACTCGTTTTTTTCCATGAATTGGGTCACTTGCTTCTCGCAAAGCGTGCGGGGATCTTGTGTAGAGAATTCGCAATAGGCTTCGGACCGAAAATCTTCACATTTAAAAAAGGGGAGACGGTTTACACAATCAGGCTCCTACCTCTTGGTGGATTTGTCCGAATGGCCGGAGAAGATCCTGAAATGATTGAGTTAAAACCAGGTCAGCGTGTTGGTCTTCTTTTCAATGATAAAAACAAAGTGTCAAAGATTGTGATTAACCAAAAGTCAGCTTATCCTAATTTAAAAGAAGTAACGGTGGAAGAAGCTGATCTTGAGCGTGGCCTTTTTATTAAAGGCTACGAAGGTGAAGATGAACCCGCCGTTGTCTATCCGATTGATGAAACGTCACATTATGTGATGGACGGTTCAGAGTTTCAAATTGCGCCATACGATCGTCAATTCGGATCAAAATCGCTTTGGGATCGTTTCCTGGCTATTTTTGCTGGGCCGGTAATGAATTTCTTGTTAGCAATCGTGATTTTTATTGCACTCGGTTTATTACAGGGAACACCGACGAATCAAGTGAAAGAAGTTGTCGATGGAAGTCCTGCTGAACAAGCAGGTATGATGAACGGTGACGTGATTACTGAAATCAATGGAACAGAAATAACGGGATGGAATCAAATGACCTCTATAATTCAGGAAAATGCCAATAATCAACTTGGCTTTAATGTGGATCGTGAAGGAGAGAATGTTTCCCTCTCGATTACTCCTGAAAAACAGGAGCTTTCAGAAAACCAATCGGTTGGTCGAATTGGTGTTGCACCTGAATATCAGGTGAATTTCTTGGATTCCATTGTATTTGGCTTTACTTCAACCTATGAATTTGGAAAAGCAATCTTTGTAGGGCTTGGACAACTTGTTACAGGCCAACTGTCGATCGATGCATTCTCTGGACCAGTAGGTATTTATAGTTATACAGAAGAAGCAGCTTCAGGCGGCCTTTATGTCCTTATGAGATGGGCTGGCTTCTTAAGCATTAATCTAGGGATCTTTAATTTATTGCCGCTTCCGGCACTTGATGGAGGAAGACTTCTCTTTATTGGTGTTGAAGCTTTGCGTGGAAAACCAATCGATCCCCAAAAGGAAAGCCTTGTTCACTTTATTGGCTTTTCGTTCCTCATGTTACTGATGTTAGTTGTAACATGGAATGATATCCAGCGCTTCTTCTTATAA
- a CDS encoding YlxR family protein, whose amino-acid sequence MQKRKIPMRKCVACQEMKPKKELVRIVRSPEGVISVDQTGKKNGRGAYLCNKEECFTLAKKRNSLAAHLKAEVTEDIYADLAESRSN is encoded by the coding sequence GTGCAAAAACGTAAAATTCCGATGAGAAAATGTGTCGCCTGTCAAGAAATGAAGCCAAAAAAAGAGCTCGTTCGAATTGTTCGTTCGCCTGAAGGGGTTATATCGGTCGACCAAACGGGTAAAAAGAATGGACGAGGCGCATACCTTTGCAACAAAGAAGAGTGCTTTACTCTTGCTAAAAAGCGAAATTCTTTAGCGGCTCATCTAAAAGCAGAAGTGACAGAAGATATTTACGCTGACCTCGCAGAATCGCGGTCAAACTAA
- a CDS encoding PolC-type DNA polymerase III, whose amino-acid sequence MDQDLNIRKERLQLLLQQISVPEKFVDYFKDGYISKLTVYKETRKWHFDFHFPDVLPFHVYELFRSRLQDGLKHIAEVTYSIATDSGGNEELAMAYWENVAELMQDHSASLTNVLKKQTPKISGNKLIVTVRNETEAAIARRKLAAPLADCYTNAGFPKYMLEVEVKASEQDYQKFVEQKQQEDQSKMMEALIEKEKADKSSSKNVPDSLVIGYKIKEDPVPIETIQDEERRIAVQGYVFHAETKELRSGRTLLTFKITDYTDSILVKMFSRDKEDVPILEAVRKGIWVKVRGGIQNDTFVRDLVMIGNDLTEIKPDLRQDEAPEDEKRIELHAHTQMSQMDAVSTAGGLISQAAKWGHPAIAITDHNVVQSFPDAYAAGQKHGVKVIYGLEADLVDDGVPMAYNEADRDLETGTYIVFDVETTGLSAVYNKIIELAAVKLKDGEIVDKFERFANPHHPLSSTTIELTGITDDMVTNAPEIEDVIKDFHEFMGDDILVAHNASFDMGFLNVGLRNAGLGEATNPVIDTLELARFLYPEMRNHRLNTLCKKFDIDLTQHHRAIYDAEATGYLLWKLVKDALEREITNHNMLNDNMGQTGFQRTRPSHTIILAKNDVGLKNLFKLVSLSHIDYFYRSARIPRSKLEKYREGLLIGSGCDKGEVFEGMMQKSPEEVEDIAKFYDYLEVQPPQNYMHLIEKELVQDEMALREIIGKIVKLGEKLNKPVVATGNVHYLEPEDHIYRKILIKAQAGNPLNRQTLPQVHFRTTNEMLDCFHFLGAEKAKEIVIQKPQVVADLIDDIKPIKDDLFTPRIEGADEEMRQMSYGMARSIYGDELPTIVEERLEKELKSIIGHGFAVIYLISHKLVKKSLNDGYLVGSRGSVGSSFVATMTEITEVNPLPPHYVCPSCKKSQFFDDGSVGSGFDLPDKNCEDCDIPLTKDGHDIPFETFLGFKGDKVPDIDLNFSGEYQPRAHNYTKELFGEDNVFRAGTIGTVAEKTAYGYVKGYMGDHDLHYRGAEIDRLVSGCTGVKRTSGQHPGGIIVVPDYMDIYDFSPIQFPADDKTSAWKTTHFDFHSIHDNLLKLDILGHDDPTVIRMLQDLSGIDPKTIPTDDAEVMKLFSGTESLGVTQDQIMCKTGTYGIPEFGTRFVRQMLEDTKPSTFSELVQISGLSHGTDVWLGNAQELIQAGTCNLSEVIGCRDDIMVYLIYKGLDPSLAFKIMEFVRKGKGLQEEWVAEMKKHDVPDWYIDSCLKIKYMFPKAHAAAYVLMAVRIAYFKVHHPILFYAAYLTVRADDFDIDTMAKGSNAIRAKIEEINEKGLDASPKEKNLLTVMEIALEMSERGLRMQKVDLYRSKAAEFVVDGDSLIPPFNSLPGVGTNAAINIENAKEAGEFLSKEDLQQRSKISKTVLEYLDDHGCLEGLPDANQLSLF is encoded by the coding sequence ATGGACCAGGATTTAAACATACGGAAAGAACGTCTCCAGCTGCTCCTTCAACAAATATCGGTTCCAGAAAAATTCGTTGACTACTTCAAGGATGGTTACATTTCGAAGTTAACGGTCTATAAAGAAACGAGGAAGTGGCATTTTGACTTTCACTTTCCAGACGTTCTTCCTTTTCATGTATATGAGCTATTTCGCAGTCGCTTGCAAGATGGATTAAAGCACATTGCCGAGGTGACCTATAGCATTGCTACGGACTCAGGAGGAAATGAAGAACTTGCCATGGCTTATTGGGAAAACGTTGCGGAACTAATGCAAGATCATTCTGCATCTTTAACCAATGTTTTAAAAAAGCAGACTCCGAAAATTAGTGGCAATAAGCTAATCGTTACGGTACGTAATGAAACAGAAGCAGCGATTGCTAGAAGAAAATTAGCAGCACCGCTAGCTGACTGTTACACGAATGCCGGCTTTCCGAAATACATGCTTGAAGTAGAAGTGAAAGCTTCTGAGCAGGATTACCAGAAGTTTGTTGAACAAAAGCAGCAAGAAGATCAATCCAAAATGATGGAAGCCTTGATTGAGAAAGAAAAAGCAGATAAATCTTCAAGCAAGAACGTGCCGGATTCACTTGTCATTGGGTACAAAATTAAAGAAGATCCCGTGCCAATCGAAACGATTCAAGATGAAGAACGTCGTATCGCTGTTCAAGGTTATGTTTTCCACGCCGAAACGAAGGAACTTAGAAGTGGTCGAACATTATTAACCTTTAAAATAACGGATTATACGGATTCAATTCTAGTTAAAATGTTCTCTCGTGATAAAGAAGATGTGCCGATTTTAGAAGCTGTTCGAAAAGGCATCTGGGTGAAAGTTCGCGGTGGCATTCAAAATGATACGTTCGTTCGTGATCTTGTCATGATTGGGAATGATTTAACGGAAATCAAACCTGACTTGCGACAGGACGAAGCACCTGAAGATGAGAAACGAATTGAACTGCATGCGCATACGCAAATGAGTCAAATGGATGCAGTTAGTACAGCTGGAGGATTGATCTCTCAGGCAGCTAAATGGGGACATCCAGCGATTGCAATTACAGATCATAATGTTGTTCAATCATTTCCTGATGCTTACGCTGCTGGGCAAAAGCATGGCGTTAAAGTGATTTATGGTCTTGAAGCTGATCTTGTCGATGATGGTGTACCGATGGCTTACAATGAAGCAGATCGAGATCTTGAAACAGGTACTTACATCGTTTTTGACGTTGAAACGACGGGACTTTCCGCTGTTTACAACAAAATCATCGAACTGGCAGCTGTAAAACTAAAAGATGGTGAAATTGTTGACAAATTTGAGCGTTTTGCTAATCCGCATCATCCGCTTTCTTCAACAACAATTGAACTAACGGGTATTACCGATGATATGGTGACGAATGCACCTGAGATTGAAGATGTAATTAAAGATTTTCATGAGTTTATGGGAGATGACATTCTTGTTGCCCATAATGCTAGCTTTGATATGGGGTTCTTAAATGTTGGATTACGTAATGCCGGTTTAGGCGAAGCGACGAACCCGGTTATTGATACGCTCGAATTGGCTCGTTTTCTTTATCCTGAGATGCGAAATCACCGATTAAATACGCTTTGTAAAAAGTTTGATATTGATCTTACACAGCATCACCGAGCGATTTATGATGCGGAAGCGACAGGGTATTTATTATGGAAGCTAGTGAAGGATGCTCTCGAGCGAGAGATAACGAATCACAATATGCTAAATGACAATATGGGCCAAACGGGTTTCCAGCGTACCCGTCCGTCTCATACCATTATTTTGGCGAAAAATGATGTTGGGTTAAAGAATTTATTTAAACTTGTTTCGCTATCGCATATCGATTATTTTTATCGAAGCGCTCGGATACCACGTTCTAAGCTTGAGAAATACCGAGAAGGCCTTCTAATTGGTTCTGGCTGTGATAAAGGGGAAGTATTCGAAGGGATGATGCAAAAGTCTCCTGAAGAAGTTGAGGACATAGCGAAGTTCTATGATTACCTCGAAGTTCAGCCTCCTCAAAATTATATGCATTTAATTGAGAAAGAACTTGTTCAAGATGAAATGGCTTTAAGAGAAATTATCGGTAAGATTGTGAAGCTTGGTGAGAAATTGAACAAACCCGTCGTAGCGACTGGGAATGTACACTATCTCGAGCCGGAAGATCATATCTACCGAAAGATTTTAATTAAAGCCCAAGCGGGTAACCCGTTAAATCGTCAAACGCTTCCGCAAGTTCACTTTAGAACGACGAACGAAATGCTCGATTGCTTTCATTTCCTTGGTGCAGAAAAAGCGAAGGAAATCGTCATTCAGAAGCCACAGGTAGTGGCCGATTTAATCGACGATATTAAACCGATTAAAGACGACCTTTTCACACCTCGAATTGAAGGTGCCGATGAAGAAATGCGTCAAATGAGCTATGGTATGGCTAGAAGTATCTATGGCGATGAGCTTCCTACTATTGTTGAAGAAAGACTTGAAAAAGAGCTAAAGAGTATTATCGGTCACGGTTTTGCTGTTATCTATCTCATTTCTCATAAGCTTGTAAAAAAGTCGTTAAACGACGGCTATCTAGTAGGATCTCGTGGTTCAGTTGGGTCTTCTTTTGTGGCGACGATGACAGAAATTACGGAAGTTAACCCATTACCGCCGCATTACGTCTGTCCTTCTTGTAAGAAATCGCAGTTCTTTGACGATGGGTCAGTAGGATCAGGGTTCGATCTTCCTGATAAAAACTGTGAAGATTGTGATATTCCTCTGACAAAAGATGGGCACGACATTCCATTTGAAACGTTCCTAGGGTTTAAAGGAGATAAGGTACCCGATATTGATTTGAACTTCTCGGGTGAATATCAGCCTCGTGCTCACAACTATACGAAGGAACTGTTTGGGGAAGACAATGTGTTTCGCGCAGGAACAATTGGTACGGTTGCTGAGAAAACAGCGTATGGTTATGTAAAGGGATATATGGGGGATCATGATCTTCACTATCGAGGAGCTGAGATTGATCGCCTTGTATCAGGGTGTACAGGCGTGAAACGGACTTCTGGCCAGCACCCAGGTGGAATTATCGTTGTGCCAGACTATATGGATATTTATGATTTTTCACCAATCCAATTCCCAGCAGATGATAAAACTTCCGCATGGAAAACAACGCATTTTGATTTCCATTCCATTCATGATAATCTTCTGAAGCTTGATATCCTTGGACACGATGATCCGACGGTTATTCGCATGCTTCAAGACTTAAGTGGCATTGATCCGAAAACAATACCAACTGATGATGCAGAAGTAATGAAGCTCTTCAGCGGAACCGAGTCTCTTGGCGTTACACAAGATCAGATTATGTGTAAAACAGGAACTTACGGTATTCCGGAATTTGGAACACGTTTTGTTCGTCAAATGCTTGAGGATACGAAACCAAGTACTTTCTCTGAACTTGTTCAGATTTCAGGGCTATCGCATGGTACCGATGTATGGTTAGGAAATGCGCAAGAGCTTATCCAGGCTGGGACATGTAACTTAAGTGAAGTAATCGGTTGTCGGGATGATATTATGGTTTACTTAATTTATAAAGGTCTTGATCCGTCTCTTGCATTTAAAATCATGGAGTTTGTGCGTAAAGGGAAAGGGCTACAAGAAGAATGGGTAGCGGAAATGAAGAAGCATGACGTGCCTGACTGGTACATTGATTCTTGTTTGAAAATCAAGTACATGTTCCCGAAAGCCCACGCAGCTGCGTATGTTTTAATGGCTGTTCGGATTGCTTATTTCAAAGTGCATCATCCGATTCTTTTCTATGCTGCTTATTTAACAGTAAGGGCAGATGATTTTGATATCGATACAATGGCAAAAGGATCCAATGCGATTCGAGCGAAAATCGAAGAAATTAACGAAAAGGGACTTGATGCATCACCAAAAGAAAAAAACCTCTTAACGGTGATGGAGATTGCGCTCGAAATGTCAGAACGCGGTCTTCGTATGCAGAAGGTTGACCTTTATCGATCAAAAGCTGCTGAATTCGTCGTTGACGGGGATTCGCTCATCCCTCCGTTCAATTCTCTACCAGGGGTTGGAACGAATGCTGCAATCAACATTGAAAACGCGAAAGAAGCCGGAGAGTTTCTTTCAAAAGAAGATTTGCAGCAGCGAAGCAAGATTTCAAAGACAGTACTAGAATACTTGGATGACCATGGATGTCTTGAAGGACTTCCCGATGCTAACCAGCTTAGCTTGTTCTAA
- a CDS encoding YlxQ family RNA-binding protein: protein MNNKNWESLLGLAQRAGKVVSGEELVVKEIQRKSAKLVLIANDASDNTRKKITDKATTYKVPVCFVTGRYELGHAIGKVQRVTIAVTDAGFAKKLHAMLDQ, encoded by the coding sequence ATGAACAACAAGAATTGGGAGTCACTTCTAGGACTTGCTCAGCGTGCTGGCAAAGTCGTGTCTGGAGAAGAACTTGTGGTGAAGGAAATTCAGCGCAAGAGCGCCAAACTCGTTTTAATAGCGAATGACGCATCAGACAACACGAGAAAGAAAATTACGGATAAAGCTACTACTTATAAAGTCCCAGTATGTTTTGTTACAGGGCGCTATGAACTTGGTCATGCAATTGGCAAAGTTCAACGAGTCACGATAGCCGTTACTGATGCAGGGTTTGCGAAGAAACTTCACGCGATGCTCGATCAATAA
- the nusA gene encoding transcription termination factor NusA: MKSSELLDALTILEKEKGISKDIIVEAIEAALISAYKRNFHQAQNVRVDFNQDTGSIRVFARKDVVEEVEDSRLEISLEDAKDIDRQYELEDIVEIEVTPRNFGRIAAQTAKQVVTQRVREAERGIIFSEFIEREDDIMTGIVQRQDHRFIYVDLGRIEALLPAGEQMPNETYHSHDRIKVYVTKVEKTTKGPQVMVSRTHPGLLKRLFELEVPEIFDGTVEVKSISREAGDRSKIAVHAEDPEVDPVGSCVGQRGQRVQTIVNELKGEKIDIVSWSEDIVEYVANALSPSKVLKVNVDEENKMTQVIVPDYQLSLAIGKRGQNARLAAKLTGWKIDIKSQSEAEELGIYSADEAPLFEENDAEDSELD; encoded by the coding sequence ATGAAGAGTAGTGAGTTATTAGATGCGCTAACCATTCTTGAAAAAGAAAAAGGCATCAGCAAGGATATTATCGTTGAGGCGATTGAAGCAGCGCTTATTTCGGCGTACAAGCGAAACTTCCATCAGGCACAAAATGTAAGAGTGGATTTTAATCAGGACACTGGTTCGATCCGCGTATTTGCTCGAAAAGATGTCGTGGAAGAAGTGGAAGATTCTCGTCTTGAGATCTCACTCGAAGATGCCAAAGACATTGATCGTCAATATGAATTAGAAGATATCGTGGAAATCGAAGTAACGCCTCGTAATTTCGGTCGTATCGCAGCTCAAACAGCGAAACAAGTTGTTACTCAACGTGTCCGTGAAGCAGAACGTGGGATCATATTTAGCGAATTTATTGAACGCGAAGACGATATCATGACCGGAATTGTTCAGCGTCAAGATCATCGTTTTATTTATGTTGACCTCGGTCGAATCGAAGCACTTCTCCCTGCAGGTGAACAAATGCCGAATGAAACGTATCATTCCCATGATCGTATTAAGGTATATGTGACGAAAGTTGAAAAAACAACCAAAGGGCCACAGGTGATGGTTTCAAGAACTCATCCTGGCCTTCTTAAGCGTTTATTTGAACTTGAAGTGCCAGAAATTTTTGACGGCACTGTAGAAGTGAAGTCAATTTCACGTGAAGCCGGCGATCGATCAAAAATTGCCGTTCATGCCGAAGATCCTGAAGTGGATCCAGTTGGCTCTTGTGTGGGACAACGCGGTCAACGAGTTCAGACAATCGTAAATGAACTTAAAGGCGAGAAAATCGATATCGTCAGCTGGTCTGAGGATATTGTGGAATATGTAGCAAATGCTCTTAGTCCTTCAAAAGTACTTAAAGTAAATGTAGATGAAGAAAACAAAATGACTCAGGTTATCGTACCGGACTATCAGCTTTCGCTTGCGATCGGGAAGCGCGGTCAAAACGCCCGTCTCGCAGCAAAGCTTACAGGATGGAAAATTGATATTAAGAGTCAATCTGAAGCGGAAGAACTCGGCATCTATAGTGCTGATGAAGCTCCTCTTTTCGAGGAAAATGACGCTGAAGATTCAGAGCTAGATTAA
- the rimP gene encoding ribosome maturation factor RimP, whose amino-acid sequence MNENVITVTEELVKPIVDEMNLELVDIEFTQEGKNWFLRVYVDSPRGVDIEECGTISEKLSEQLDKHDPITQPYFLEVSSPGAERPLKKKTDFEKAVGKQVYMTTYEPIDGEKSFEGKLSDFDGETVVIEQRVKTRIKKVELPYEKVASARLAVVF is encoded by the coding sequence ATGAATGAAAATGTGATTACGGTTACTGAAGAACTAGTAAAACCAATAGTAGATGAAATGAACCTGGAACTTGTAGACATAGAATTCACGCAGGAAGGCAAGAATTGGTTTCTCCGTGTCTATGTCGATTCTCCTCGAGGTGTTGATATTGAGGAGTGCGGGACAATTAGCGAAAAGCTAAGTGAACAGCTAGATAAACATGATCCAATTACACAACCTTATTTCCTCGAAGTTTCTTCTCCAGGTGCAGAGCGCCCGCTGAAGAAAAAGACTGATTTCGAGAAAGCGGTTGGAAAACAAGTCTATATGACAACTTACGAACCAATAGATGGAGAGAAAAGCTTTGAAGGTAAGCTTTCTGATTTTGATGGTGAAACGGTTGTGATTGAACAGCGAGTGAAAACGAGAATTAAAAAAGTAGAATTACCTTATGAAAAAGTAGCAAGCGCAAGGCTTGCGGTTGTTTTTTAA